In one window of Arachis ipaensis cultivar K30076 chromosome B06, Araip1.1, whole genome shotgun sequence DNA:
- the LOC107646777 gene encoding uncharacterized protein LOC107646777, with amino-acid sequence MSRVSRFTKKACVDTACQQPQVGGHATSTSQRADCPIPPPSGSSAPTSSSLRPFRPPRTKPLPAPQASMNDVENSEPDAEADEVDSFDQHVDNLLAAQDAQKRKGRKTTEFWDVKTIESDGTIKQVKLSVKEAMKPPNGRKVVLRFNSALQPVGDEADLLSGVMGLLGSDYTKFPIGERDWRKVHTREKVYNEIVKEMFHFEEDSRGIIKSVIFKMLGRAWKETRSRLYHHYYDAELSLAANIENRPDGITAEHWRKFLDYRNSEETQEKCKKNVENRSKQLYTHTGGSKSLARLGEEESERQRRRVSRGELYLLTHKRDDGSYIHDAARAIGERIEAIEQGNESSRLLSQNDSLAQALGKERPGRVRGMGLGPTSSQVFGMNSHQPSNSFEREETQRGLLELQAELAAEKLKRKAVEDEVAAGKGRMQAMESALICLLQGQGRELPSDVATWMSALEGQIRK; translated from the exons ATGTCTCGGGTAAGTCGTTTCACGAAGAAAGCCTGTGTAGACACAGCATGTCAGCAACCTCAAGTGGGAGGTCATGCGACTTCAACTTCGCAGAGAGCGGACTGCCCAATTCCGCCGCCCAGTGGCAGTAGTGCCCCCACATCCTCGTCTTTACGCCCCTTTCGTCCACCCCGAACCAAACCACTGCCTGCTCCACAGGCTTCCATGAATGATGTTGAAAACTCGGAGCCGGACGCCGAGGCAGATGAGGTAGATTCTTTTGACCAACATGTTGATAACCTTTTAGCTGCACAGGATGCTCAGAAGCGCAAGGGACGCAAGACCACAGAATTTTGGGATGTTAAGACAATTG AATCCGATGGCACAATCAAACAGGTCAAACTGAGTGTGAAGGAAGCTATGAAGCCACCTAACGGAAGAAAGGTTGTACTCAGGTTTAACAGTGCACTGCAACCAGTTGGGGATGAAGCAGATTTACTGAGCGGCGTTATGGGACTGCTAGGATCTGACTACACCAAATTCCCAATCGGCGAGAGGGACTGGAGAAAGGTTCACACCAGGGAGAAGGTCTATAATGAAATAGTAAAg GAAATGTTCcattttgaagaagatagtaGAGGAATTATAAAGTCTGTAATATTCAAGATGCTGGGAAGGGCTTGGAAGGAAACGAGAAGCAGATTATACCATCACTACTATGACGCAGAACTTTCACTTGCAGCAAATATTgaaaaccgcccagatggaattACTGCGGAACATTGGAGAAAGTTTCTCGATTATCGCAATAGCGAAGAGACACAG GAGAAGTGTAAGAAAAATGTCGAGAATCGATCAAAGCAGCTTTACACCCACACCGGCGGATCAAAAAGCTTGGCAAGGCTCGGAGAAGAAGAG TCGGAACGACAAAGGAGGAGAGTTAGTAGAGGAGAGTTGTATCTCTTAACGCACAAAAGAGATGATGGCTCCTATATCCATGATGCGGCTCGCGCTATTGGA GAAAGAATTGAGGCTATTGAGCAAGGCAATGAATCTTCTAGACTGTTATCCCAGAATGATTCGCTTGCTCAAGCTCTCGGAAAAGAGCGCCCGGGTAGGGTGCGTGGCATGGGGTTGGGACCGACTTCTAGTCAAGTCTTTGGTATGAATTCCCATCAGCCGAGCAATAGTTTTGAAAGGGAGGAGACCCAAAGGGGGCTGCTTGAACTGCAAGCAGAGTTGGCAGcagaaaaattgaaaaggaaggcagtggaggatgaagtagcagcTGGGAAGGGCAGGATGCAGGCAATGGAGAGTGCTTTGATATgtctacttcaagggcaaggtagGGAGCTGCCATCAGACGTCGCCACATGGATGAGTGCGTTGGAGGGACAGATTAGAAAGTAG